The DNA sequence ACAAAGAAAGAGGCCGCCGGATCCCTCACAACATCACGTGGGATCAACGGCGGCCTCTAGTTTGTCTAGTCAGCCGAATCATTCTTTCACTTGTGTTATTCACTTTAACCGCACTTTCTCGTTTGTCTCGATTTGAATGACTTGACCATTTTGTACTACTAGCGTCACCGAACCGAATTGCAACCGTTGCAAAATACCTGTTAAACGCTGCAATACTTCCGGATTATCCGCTGCGACTATTTTCCCGGAACTACCCTTTTTTGTCGTACATACCAACTTACATCACCTAAACCTTTCTTGCCAAAGCTCTTCCATAACGCGCTTGTCTTTTGTGCCGGACAGCTTTTGTTCGGTTACTTTCGAACGACTACTTGTGCTGCTTGCGACTACTTGCGCTGCTTGCGGCCGACTACTTTCGATTAACTGCTTGCGATCGACTGCTTTTTGGACGCTACAAACCGTATTGCGTTTCACGTGTACACGTGTACTGGTCATGGATAACAAATAACCGCTGCAACCCGCTCCTTTCCAAAAATTAAAAGCTCCCCTTCCCATATTGGAAAGAGGAGCGCATTTGCGTCGTTAGACACACTCTTATCTTCCAAAACGGGTCAACCATTTTGCGGGAATTAGCACCTTTCAGTTCGTAAACTGAGGTTGCCGGGTTTCATCGGGCCAGTCCCTCCACCACTCTCGATAAGTACGTATGCAATTTTTTTAATGACTGTATTGGCAATGCTGCTTGAAAAATGTTTCATTTATCATAACCATAAGGTATTATCGATGTCAAGGGTTTTTTTGTGGCGATCAGTACGAACCGATGATATACGCGGTTCAATGCTGATCATATGATAAAATTCTCCGCCTTTATGTCATCGACAAATTCAATAAATGGTGGGTCAAAATACATCGAATGCCCATATTCCCCGGGCACCCCTATTCCATACACTCCTGAAGACTTCTTTCATTCGCTTCCTCAAATGACAATTGTATATACTCCTTAGCCTCTTGACGATATTCATCTACATCGATCCATGTCGTTTGGTCAATACTTATCTTGGCGCAGCATCTTTCAGCAATGTGAATGACCGCCTTGTGAACCGCCCTGATGTCGACTAAACACGCGTCTTCATCAACCTCGACAAATACTAAATGCAAATCACTATTTAAAGATACAACTTCAAAATAGATGTTTTCTTTAGACTGTAAGTTTCCACTCCATCTTTTATCGTCAAGCCACTTATCCCATGATAATGTGAGACCAGTACTTTCCCTTAAACTTTCTTGCCACCCAACCCTCGATACGTTCACACCGTCTTTCCACATTTTCGCGACTAATTCATCTGCAGTGGGAAGACATGTTTTACCGTTTGTTTTCAGAAAAAATCTCATTATTCCTCCTAATTATTCAGCCAGCGTACAGCTTTTTCTAAATTACTTAGTAGTTCCTTTTTCTTCCCTTTACTTAATTTTAGACTATTCGGTATCTGTGGTTCTAACGGTAGCTTTGGATCAATTCTATAATCAATTATTGACCTTTTATCACCACCCGCTTGAATTTGTATTTTACTCCGTCTGGCTCAGCATCGACTCGTATCTTAATTTTTTTGCCCCGATAAATCACTTCAATTGGCTTACCAAATGTTTTACTTGTTATTTTAACATTTTTATAGCGAACGGGAGGGACATCAGGAACTCTATTTCTATCTCGCCAATCATTCCCCTTCTTAGACAGACGAAACGTATCCCCTGCATCATTGGGCACACCTACAGTCGCCGGACGACGTCCCTGAAGGTCTTGTGCCAGCCTTTCCGCATACTCCTTCAAACTTTCACTGCTCTGACGAAGTCAAGCTTCCCGTTGTTCTTTAGTCTATTCGCGTACTCCTTAATTCGAGCCACTGTCTCTTTTGTAGCCTTAAACCGTTTGGCCGCCCTTGTTCCCTTTATCGTCCCTTTAACACCGCGACCTACTTTACCCATTTTCGCATGCTTACTCAATCGTGAGGGGGGGAAATATCGTTAGAATCCCCCAAGCAACAGACTCCTCCCACTCCTCCTCCGATATTTCCTGCTCAAAAATGGGCTCCTCGCCGAAAATAGCACGATAAAAGTCGTTAATACCAGCAAATTCCCCCGCCTCATATAGCGCCTCTTTTGCAAGTTCCTCCGGAGTCATCCCGTTAATGCCTTCCACTTCTACCGTCTGATCTGCCGCGTGAATTTTATCAATTTCCTTGATGAAGGGCGTAATCTCATGATCCGTCAAAAAGTGGTTGATCGCAAGCAGGGCGTCTTGATACGGCTCTAGCGGACGGCCGGTGTAGTACATGTCGTGTATAAACGGCATCATGTCGTCCACATATTTTTTGCCGAGCTGCTCGACAGGTGCCAAGACATGCTCGATCGCTGAGAGGTCTTCCGCGGCAAGCGTGTCTCGCGCCTTGCGGTAAATGCTTAAATGCTCGCTAATGACCTCCTCCTGCTCGGAAAAATGACGGTGGACATCTTTAAAGTATGTAGCGATCTCGTATGTATTGACGACGAGTTTGCTCACTTTAATCACTCCTTTGACCAACCCTGACCCAACTTTAATTCACCCATTCTTACCCATTCTATTGACAACATCTGTATCGGCCTATCAACATTTGACCGCTATGAATTAAATAGTTTCAACTTATTTCCCTACTGATCCCTTCATCGACTTGCATGAAGTTTTCTACGATCCCCGTTGCATTTTCTCGGAGCGTTCCTTCAATGCGAATAAGCATTTCCAGAAGGCGAGTTAACGCTTCGGCATAATCGACGATCGGGGACAGACTACTATTTAAAAAACCTTGTGCCACTAAGGTCTTCTTGAACGCCTTTAATGTTTCCAGCATCGTCTCTGTTTGTGTCTTGACGGCATTCCCGAAGTTTTCCTCCATGAGGTGACGATCGATAATAATCGTTGATGTTGGCATTGCTATCGTAGCCTCCTTCTTAGTTAAAGATCTGACCGGTCGTGGTAACAGACAGCATGTTATCAGGAAAACTGTCATGCCCCTTCATCCAACATATTGGCACTCCGCTCATCGGCACCCGTTATTTGCTCATTGACGATCGCCATTAGCTCGATAAACGTCGTCATGTGTTGCACAACGAGTTCGGCCGATTGCAAGTATTCCTCGAACGTCTCTTTGTACGCCTCGACGGCTTCGCCTGACATTTCACCGAGGGCCTGCTCCATTTGCGAACGGGTCTGGTCGTTCGCTTCGGCAAAAAGATCGAGATCGCTTTTTAATTTCGACATCCCGTGAGTTGTTTGTTCCGAATCGTAGGAAATTCGCGCCCCCGGGCCACCCCCGCCATCTGCGGTGTGAGTAAGCATTCGTCGACACCCCCGTTAATCAACGGACTCCAACTTTAAAAATGTGCCCGTCTCGTTAAAATAAATGTTGTAGCAACTTTAGTACACTCGGATCCATCACCGCGTCCTCCATGTACGATGCCCGTTCTTCGCGAGTCTTTGGGAATAGAATAGAATAATAGTGCTTATATTCCTCTTGTTTTCGTGTATAGACCGTTTTTAACTGTTCTTCGACAGCACGGATTAGTTGCGAATGCTGTTTTGCGTAGCTCGCCAGATGCCGCTCCCTTTTTGCAACGATCGCCTCATTTGCTTTAAGCGATCGGCTATTGTGCCACATCGCGTAATCGATCTCATTCGCAAAACCGCTACTGATCGATGAAGCATCTTTGAGTGCCTGTAAGACTTCGCCTAAATGCTTGATCCGCGTATCATAATCCATCGGTATCACCCGATTCTGCGGATTTACCTTGCACGGGCGGCGCATTATTCTCGGCCATATTTCCTTTGGCAAGTGGAGTCAATTGCTCCCATTCCTCCATCATCCCGACAACTTCTTCCTCTTCTTTAGTCACATACCCGCGGAAAATGACATCTTTAATGTCTTCTTCGTTAAAAAACGTCACATCCTCGTCGGTGATGCCTTCCGGATAAAAACAACCCATATAGTCAAAGTAAACATCCTCGGTCATGCTGTCGTTACCGACGACAGTTTTCCGACCGACGATCATTAACGGGACAGTTCCATCGTGAAGACATATGACAGACCCGATCGGCAGCATTCGTTTCCACTCCTTGCGACTGATTGCCCACTTAGAATAATAGAGATACCGCTTTTACTTTATGCAACAAAATAAAGTGACACCGATATGATACCGCTGCCAAACAAATAATTGCAGCCATACCGTTTCAGCTATTCCCGTTGACGATAAACTTATGTACAAATGTAGCAGTTGCAAGTTCAATAAACAATGTGTTCAGTCCAGCGTGATACCTCAATACTATTACTTTACCCTGAATTCTCCAAATTGTGTGTTAGATGCATTTTACTACATACGCATAATAATAGCAATCATAATTTTTACTTCAGTTTGATACATTCCCCTGTCTTACTAGGAGATCAAGGTGACAGACATCACTAACATTGAGCTAGCGAGCTGTACCGCGATCTCCCTTTTCCTTGAACTCTTCGTCTAGACCCACTTTTCGTCTAGACCTATATATTTATATTTGTCGCTTATATTACCGCAAAATTACCCCGATAGCACCATGCGCTCTTCTGTTTGTGCTCCGACTCGCCTTTGCGCCTCTCCACGCTTAAGTGGAAGTTCAATACGCGTCTCATCACCGTCTGCTTGGAAAAAATGGACATTCGCTAAGGGCAATTCAAGTAGCACCGGTTGATCGGGTTTACTGTTTTCTACGGCTCCACTGAGCGCCCCTGTGCGCGTCGCCCGCAAGATCTGACTGCCGACGCGCACATGATACACATACTGGTGCCCCAAGTATTCGACACGGACGAGCCTGCCGTGGATGCGAATCGCCGACGCGCAACTGCCCGCGATGCAATCAGTCGTCGAAGTAGTAACGGCCTCCGGAGATGTAATAGTCGCCCGAGTGGAAACGATACCCTTTGATACGATTCGCACATCTTCCGGACGCACACCGAGTTGAAGCCCATTG is a window from the Numidum massiliense genome containing:
- a CDS encoding DUF2292 domain-containing protein gives rise to the protein MQRLTGILQRLQFGSVTLVVQNGQVIQIETNEKVRLK
- a CDS encoding DUF4176 domain-containing protein; translation: MLPIGSVICLHDGTVPLMIVGRKTVVGNDSMTEDVYFDYMGCFYPEGITDEDVTFFNEEDIKDVIFRGYVTKEEEEVVGMMEEWEQLTPLAKGNMAENNAPPVQGKSAESGDTDGL